One stretch of Carassius carassius chromosome 18, fCarCar2.1, whole genome shotgun sequence DNA includes these proteins:
- the LOC132092144 gene encoding protein c-Fos-like isoform X2, with translation MPKNASVSQVSAEQLLHTSASEMKDTQTGILKDADAAFVPTVTAVASAPDLKWMVLSTDISSVSPCRREKPQSSSHSTDAKPAQKTFTGRRKGMKDQLSPEEEERKRIRRERNKLAAAKCRNRRRELTNSLQAETDSLEEDKAALQSEIASLLKEKERLELILSAHKPTCKLTEETAAESEEQTQSQEEEIQAPNVCPEQAPTSPQQADPTSTAIFGDSDVLLCSSAVLGTAEVEPYIDMRDMSMEDISDVIDSSDDMDLLVPDIDLTSSLGLSEWETLYMSMGGGLEPLSSPSCSPTCSSTNAVPVFSFNSEDVEKDDSGKEGKPNAAKEILTTL, from the exons ATGCCTAAAAACGCGAGTGTTTCTCAGGTGTCTGCAGAACAACTGCTGCACACATCAGCTTCTGAGATGAAGGATACGCAG ACAGGTATTCTGAAGGATGCTGATGCTGCCTTTGTTCCAACGGTCACTGCTGTAGCTTCAGCTCCAGATCTCAAGTGGATGGTCCTGTCGACTGACATCTCCTCAGTGTCGCCCTGCAGGCGTGAGAAACCACAGAGCTCGTCTCACTCCACAGATGCCAAACCAGCTCAAAAGACCTTCACCGGCCGGAGGAAGGGGATGAAAGATCAG ctttctccagaggaagaggagaggaagaggatcAGAAGAGAGAGGAATAAACTCGCAGCTGCCAAGTGTCGAAATCGCAGACGAGAACTAACCAACAGCCTCCAAGCT GAAACTGATAGTCTTGAGGAGGACAAAGCAGCTCTGCAGTCTGAGATTGCCAGTCTGTTAAAAGAGAAAGAACGACTTGAACTCATCCTCTCTGCTCACAAGCCCACTTGTAAACTCACGGAGGAAACGGCGGCAGAGAGTGAGGAACAAACCCAATCCCAGGAAGAGGAGATTCAAGCTCCTAATGTCTGCCCGGAACAGGCACCCACCTCCCCTCAACAGGCCGATCCCACAAGCACTGCGATCTTTGGCGACTCCGACGTCCTTTTGTGTTCCAGTGCCGTACtgggcactgctgaggtggaacCATACATCGATATGCGAGATATGTCCATGGAAGACATAAGCGACGTGATTGACAGCAGCGATGACATGGATCTGTTAGTGCCAGATATAGACCTTACTAGCTCTCTTGGTCTTAGCGAATGGGAAACTCTTTACATGTCAATGGGTGGCGGGTTGGAACCTCTAAGCTCGCCTTCATGTAGCCCTACCTGTAGCAGCACCAACGCCGTGCCCGTCTTCAGCTTCAACAGTGAAGATGTGGAAAAGGATGACAGTGGAAAAGAGGGCAAACCTAATGCAGCCAAAGAAATCTTGACAACTTTATGA
- the LOC132092144 gene encoding protein c-Fos-like isoform X1 has product MPKNASVSQVSAEQLLHTSASEMKDTQKTGILKDADAAFVPTVTAVASAPDLKWMVLSTDISSVSPCRREKPQSSSHSTDAKPAQKTFTGRRKGMKDQLSPEEEERKRIRRERNKLAAAKCRNRRRELTNSLQAETDSLEEDKAALQSEIASLLKEKERLELILSAHKPTCKLTEETAAESEEQTQSQEEEIQAPNVCPEQAPTSPQQADPTSTAIFGDSDVLLCSSAVLGTAEVEPYIDMRDMSMEDISDVIDSSDDMDLLVPDIDLTSSLGLSEWETLYMSMGGGLEPLSSPSCSPTCSSTNAVPVFSFNSEDVEKDDSGKEGKPNAAKEILTTL; this is encoded by the exons ATGCCTAAAAACGCGAGTGTTTCTCAGGTGTCTGCAGAACAACTGCTGCACACATCAGCTTCTGAGATGAAGGATACGCAG AAGACAGGTATTCTGAAGGATGCTGATGCTGCCTTTGTTCCAACGGTCACTGCTGTAGCTTCAGCTCCAGATCTCAAGTGGATGGTCCTGTCGACTGACATCTCCTCAGTGTCGCCCTGCAGGCGTGAGAAACCACAGAGCTCGTCTCACTCCACAGATGCCAAACCAGCTCAAAAGACCTTCACCGGCCGGAGGAAGGGGATGAAAGATCAG ctttctccagaggaagaggagaggaagaggatcAGAAGAGAGAGGAATAAACTCGCAGCTGCCAAGTGTCGAAATCGCAGACGAGAACTAACCAACAGCCTCCAAGCT GAAACTGATAGTCTTGAGGAGGACAAAGCAGCTCTGCAGTCTGAGATTGCCAGTCTGTTAAAAGAGAAAGAACGACTTGAACTCATCCTCTCTGCTCACAAGCCCACTTGTAAACTCACGGAGGAAACGGCGGCAGAGAGTGAGGAACAAACCCAATCCCAGGAAGAGGAGATTCAAGCTCCTAATGTCTGCCCGGAACAGGCACCCACCTCCCCTCAACAGGCCGATCCCACAAGCACTGCGATCTTTGGCGACTCCGACGTCCTTTTGTGTTCCAGTGCCGTACtgggcactgctgaggtggaacCATACATCGATATGCGAGATATGTCCATGGAAGACATAAGCGACGTGATTGACAGCAGCGATGACATGGATCTGTTAGTGCCAGATATAGACCTTACTAGCTCTCTTGGTCTTAGCGAATGGGAAACTCTTTACATGTCAATGGGTGGCGGGTTGGAACCTCTAAGCTCGCCTTCATGTAGCCCTACCTGTAGCAGCACCAACGCCGTGCCCGTCTTCAGCTTCAACAGTGAAGATGTGGAAAAGGATGACAGTGGAAAAGAGGGCAAACCTAATGCAGCCAAAGAAATCTTGACAACTTTATGA
- the LOC132092141 gene encoding protein c-Fos-like: MMFTSLNADCDASSRCSTASPSGESVAYYPLNQTQEFTDLSVSSASFVPTVTAISSCPDLQWMVQSMVSSVAPSNGGARSYNTDPYPKMRVTATKSPNSNKRLRVEQISPEEEEKKRVRRERNKMAAAKCRNRRRELTDTLQAETDQLEDDKSALQNDIANLLKEKERLEFILAAHKPICKIPGELSASSVSPIPSDSVPEIHSVTTSVVSTPSATVMTSSSSSLFSSTASIDSFGSTVKISDLEPTLEESLELLAKAELETARSVPDVDLSSSLYAQDWEPLYTAANNDLEPLCTPVVTCTPACTTYTSSFMFTYPENDVFPSCGPVQRRGSSSNDQSSDSLNSPTLLTL, from the exons ATGATGTTCACTAGCCTTAACGCCGACTGTGACGCGTCTTCCCGGTGCAGCACGGCGTCGCCGAGCGGCGAGAGCGTCGCGTACTACCCGCTCAACCAGACTCAG GAGTTCACAGACCTGAGTGTCTCAAGTGCCTCTTTCGTGCCAACCGTGACCGCGATCTCTTCATGCCCGGACCTGCAGTGGATGGTCCAGTCCATGGTTTCATCTGTTGCGCCCTCCAACGGCGGAGCTCGATCTTACAACACAGACCCTTACCCCAAAATGAGGGTCACTGCAACTAAATCACCTAACTCCAACAAGAGACTCAGAGTTGAACAG ATTTCTCCAGAGGAGGAAGAGAAGAAAAGAGTCCGTCGTGAGCGAAATAAGATGGCTGCAGCAAAATGCCGCAACCGAAGACGAGAGCTCACCGATACGCTGCAAGCT GAAACTGACCAACTTGAGGATGATAAATCCGCCCTTCAAAATGACATTGCCAACCTGCTCAAAGAAAAAGAGAGGTTAGAGTTCATCCTCGCCGCACACAAACCCATCTGCAAGATCCCCGGCGAGTTGTCCGCCAGCTCAGTCTCCCCCATCCCCTCCGATTCGGTCCCTGAGATCCACAGCGTTACTACCTCAGTGGTCTCCACACCAAGCGCAACAGTTATGACTTCTTCCAGCAGCTCGCTCTTCTCCAGCACGGCCTCCATTGACAGCTTCGGCTCCACGGTGAAGATCTCAGACCTGGAGCCCACCCTGGAGGAGTCTCTGGAGCTCTTGGCCAAAGCTGAGCTGGAAACAGCTCGCTCAGTCCCCGATGTGGACCTCTCTAGCTCTCTGTATGCTCAAGACTGGGAGCCGCTCTACACAGCTGCTAACAATGACCTGGAGCCCCTTTGCACGCCCGTCGTCACCTGCACCCCGGCCTGCACCACCTATACGTCTTCATTTATGTTCACCTACCCAGAAAACGATGTCTTCCCCAGCTGTGGGCCTGTGCAGCGGCGGGGCAGCAGCAGCAACGACCAATCATCTGACTCCTTGAATTCCCCAACCCTCCTCACTCTTTGA